A section of the Mycolicibacterium anyangense genome encodes:
- a CDS encoding condensation domain-containing protein, translating to MQIGKITIGTIDDWDPRPGEVISWHPTEAAIEKARQAPVSPVPVSYMQSQHIRGVHHQAAAGLDYSRQIIATCEVPGRCDVEAMGRAINSYLRRHDTYRSWFEYSGSGDVVRHTIADPADIEFEAHNYGEMDAAAARKHIVDIPSPLEWGCFSFGIVQSADHFDFYASIDHVHGDAALIGITMLEAHGMYSSLTTTGQEMPLPEAGSFDDFCRQEAERTAALTVDSPEVRAWIDFAEQNGGTLPEFPLPLGDPGVPTVADMVGDILLDPEQSERFDAVCSAAGVRFVGGLFACTAMAEHELTGAATYFGLTPRDTRRTSDNFMTQGWFTGLVPITVPIAATSFSEAAWAAQTSFDSALNLSRVPYYRVLELADWLERPRPNFPVSNFLHGKAAPMNAVLAAADMGYSNNIGIYSDGRFSYQLTIYVFRYDGGTVMSVMFPDNPIAQKSVARYIATMKSVVTRVADSGQW from the coding sequence TTGCAGATCGGCAAGATCACGATCGGCACCATCGACGATTGGGATCCGCGGCCTGGAGAGGTGATCTCCTGGCATCCCACCGAGGCCGCGATCGAGAAGGCCAGGCAGGCGCCGGTGAGTCCGGTGCCGGTCAGTTACATGCAGAGCCAGCACATCCGGGGTGTCCATCACCAGGCGGCGGCCGGGTTGGACTATTCGCGGCAGATCATCGCGACCTGTGAAGTTCCTGGTCGCTGTGATGTCGAGGCGATGGGCCGGGCCATCAACTCCTACCTTCGCCGCCATGACACCTATCGGAGCTGGTTCGAGTACTCCGGCAGTGGTGACGTGGTGAGGCACACGATCGCCGATCCGGCGGACATCGAATTCGAGGCGCACAACTACGGCGAGATGGACGCTGCAGCGGCCCGCAAGCACATCGTCGACATTCCGAGTCCGCTGGAGTGGGGCTGCTTCAGCTTCGGAATCGTGCAGAGCGCTGATCATTTCGATTTCTACGCCAGCATCGATCATGTTCACGGTGATGCGGCCTTGATCGGCATCACGATGCTCGAAGCGCACGGCATGTATTCGTCGTTGACCACGACCGGTCAGGAAATGCCGTTGCCGGAGGCGGGCAGTTTCGACGACTTTTGCCGCCAGGAGGCTGAACGCACGGCGGCACTGACCGTCGATTCGCCGGAAGTTCGTGCCTGGATCGATTTCGCCGAACAAAACGGCGGCACATTGCCAGAGTTTCCGCTGCCGCTGGGTGATCCGGGTGTGCCGACGGTCGCCGATATGGTCGGCGACATTTTGCTGGATCCCGAACAGAGTGAGCGATTCGACGCGGTATGTTCGGCTGCCGGGGTGCGCTTCGTCGGTGGCCTGTTTGCCTGCACAGCCATGGCGGAGCATGAGCTGACCGGCGCTGCAACGTATTTCGGTCTGACTCCACGGGATACCCGCCGGACATCGGACAATTTCATGACACAGGGGTGGTTCACCGGTCTGGTGCCGATCACCGTTCCGATTGCTGCGACGTCGTTCAGTGAAGCCGCGTGGGCGGCACAGACGTCGTTCGATTCGGCGCTGAACCTGTCGAGGGTGCCCTATTACCGGGTGCTGGAATTGGCGGACTGGCTCGAGCGGCCGCGCCCGAACTTCCCGGTGTCGAACTTTCTGCATGGGAAGGCCGCCCCGATGAATGCAGTTCTGGCGGCTGCGGATATGGGCTATTCGAACAACATCGGGATCTATTCCGATGGCCGGTTCTCCTATCAATTGACCATTTATGTCTTCCGGTACGACGGGGGCACCGTCATGTCGGTGATGTTCCCGGACAACCCGATTGCGCAGAAATCTGTCGCGCGCTACATCGCCACGATGAAGTCGGTGGTGACGCGGGTGGCTGACAGCGGACAGTGGTGA
- a CDS encoding MMPL/RND family transporter: MRRLADSVVRWPWVVIGFWAALAIALPLSFPSLNEMATKHPLSMLPADAPSSIAARQMTEAFQEPGGDDLLLVVLTAEKGLDRSHEATYRKLVTALRDDPHDVVMVQEFIGTPALRSVLTSKDNKSWVVPIGLSGALGTPQSYAAFTRVADIVKKSTAGSPLEVHLTGPAATVADLTVAGQTDRLPIEIAIGVLVLLVLLVVYRNPITMLLPLIGIGTSLVIAQAAVAGVSELTGLGVSNQAIILLSAIIAGAGTDYAVFLISRYHDFLRQGESSDDAVRQALVSVGKVITASAATIGVTFLGISFARMGVFATVGVSSAIGVGVAFLAAVTLLPAIITLAGPRGWIAPRRELTARWWRRSGVRIVRRPVAHLVASMLVLGLLASSAALATYNYDDRKAVPASAPSSVGYAALDRHFDINQLIPSYVLVRSPRDLRSPQALADLEQMASRISQLPDIAMVSGITRPLGVVPKEFRATYQAGLVGDRLSTGAAVIGDNMADLNRLASGADTLATNLGDVRGQVGQVATSIQAMVDAFSSIKGQYGGDTLVKNVEVAAKLVNAVNRLGNEMGVSFTAARDMFAWVGPVLVALHGNAVCDLDPSCAETRGHFQALVDARNDGTIDEINALAGQLQSMQDKQSLSAALDQLNSAFGRLTSIMHTMGLDTPAGAQAGTSKLRRSADQAATGSRAVADGVDEVVDQIKLMRSGLDQAAAFLLSMKQNAASPAMAGFNIPPEVLGLPDFKTATKVFISPDGHSARYLVLTKLDPFSAASMDQVSKIADTARGAQPNTMLADATISMGGYPAALRDTRDYYHRDIRFIIAMTTLVVLAILMLLLRAVLAPLYLVGTVVLSYFAALGLGVLVFQVLLHQHLHWTVPPLAFVVLVAVGADYNLLFASRLRDGAYGASRYGIVRTLSSTGGVITAAGLIFAASMSGLLFSSIGTVVQGGFVIGAGILLDTFLVRTITVPAIATLVGKANWWPSRFIRQGSSKA; the protein is encoded by the coding sequence GTGCGACGACTAGCCGATTCGGTGGTGCGCTGGCCCTGGGTCGTGATCGGATTCTGGGCCGCGTTGGCGATAGCCCTGCCGCTGTCGTTTCCCAGCCTGAACGAGATGGCGACCAAGCATCCCCTGTCGATGCTGCCCGCCGACGCACCCTCGAGTATCGCCGCCCGGCAGATGACCGAGGCGTTCCAAGAGCCCGGCGGTGACGATCTGCTGTTGGTGGTCCTGACCGCCGAGAAGGGTCTGGACCGGTCTCATGAGGCCACGTATCGCAAACTGGTGACCGCGCTGCGCGATGATCCGCATGACGTCGTCATGGTGCAGGAGTTCATCGGGACACCGGCCCTGCGTTCGGTTCTGACCAGCAAGGACAACAAGTCCTGGGTGGTGCCGATCGGGCTTTCCGGTGCGCTGGGCACCCCGCAGTCCTACGCGGCCTTCACCAGGGTCGCCGATATCGTCAAGAAGAGCACTGCGGGTAGTCCGCTGGAGGTCCACCTGACCGGGCCGGCGGCCACGGTCGCGGATCTGACGGTTGCCGGCCAGACCGACCGGCTGCCGATCGAGATCGCCATTGGGGTGCTGGTGCTGCTGGTCTTGCTGGTGGTCTACCGCAATCCCATCACCATGCTGCTGCCGCTGATCGGCATCGGCACGTCGCTGGTCATCGCCCAGGCTGCCGTTGCAGGGGTGTCCGAGCTGACCGGTTTGGGGGTCTCCAACCAGGCGATCATCTTGCTCAGTGCGATAATTGCCGGGGCCGGAACGGATTACGCGGTCTTCTTGATCAGCCGCTATCACGATTTCCTGCGGCAGGGCGAGAGCTCCGATGACGCGGTCCGTCAGGCATTGGTCTCGGTCGGCAAGGTGATCACCGCGTCGGCCGCCACCATCGGCGTCACCTTCCTGGGTATCAGCTTCGCCAGGATGGGCGTGTTCGCCACGGTCGGGGTGTCCTCGGCCATCGGCGTGGGGGTGGCGTTCCTGGCCGCGGTCACGCTGCTGCCGGCGATCATCACCCTGGCCGGTCCGCGCGGCTGGATCGCACCGCGCAGGGAGCTCACCGCCCGCTGGTGGCGACGGTCCGGGGTTCGGATCGTGCGCAGGCCGGTCGCCCACCTGGTGGCCAGCATGCTGGTGTTGGGTCTGCTGGCCAGCTCGGCGGCGCTGGCCACGTACAACTACGACGACCGCAAGGCGGTGCCCGCCTCGGCGCCCAGCTCGGTCGGGTACGCCGCGCTGGACCGGCATTTCGACATCAATCAGTTGATCCCGTCGTATGTGTTGGTCCGGTCACCGCGCGACCTGCGCAGCCCGCAGGCGCTGGCCGACCTCGAACAGATGGCGAGCCGGATCAGCCAGCTGCCCGACATCGCGATGGTCAGCGGGATCACCCGGCCGCTGGGTGTGGTTCCCAAGGAGTTTCGGGCCACCTATCAGGCGGGCCTGGTCGGTGACCGGCTCAGCACCGGGGCAGCCGTCATCGGTGACAACATGGCCGACCTGAATCGGTTGGCCAGCGGGGCCGACACGCTGGCGACCAACCTGGGGGATGTCCGCGGTCAGGTCGGCCAGGTGGCGACCAGCATCCAGGCCATGGTGGATGCGTTCTCGTCCATCAAGGGCCAGTACGGCGGCGACACGCTGGTCAAGAACGTCGAGGTGGCAGCCAAGCTGGTCAACGCGGTCAATCGGCTGGGCAACGAGATGGGGGTGAGTTTCACCGCCGCCCGCGACATGTTCGCCTGGGTCGGCCCGGTGCTGGTGGCACTGCATGGCAACGCGGTGTGCGACCTCGACCCGTCCTGCGCCGAGACGCGCGGTCACTTCCAGGCCCTCGTCGACGCCCGCAATGACGGGACCATCGACGAGATCAACGCTCTGGCAGGGCAATTGCAGTCCATGCAGGACAAGCAATCGCTCAGTGCCGCACTGGACCAGCTCAACAGCGCGTTCGGCAGGCTGACCTCGATCATGCACACCATGGGGTTGGACACCCCGGCCGGCGCCCAGGCCGGCACCAGCAAGCTGCGCAGGAGTGCCGATCAGGCCGCCACCGGCAGCCGTGCGGTGGCCGACGGCGTCGACGAGGTGGTCGATCAGATCAAACTCATGCGCAGCGGCCTGGACCAGGCCGCTGCCTTCCTGCTGTCGATGAAGCAGAACGCGGCCTCCCCGGCGATGGCGGGCTTCAACATTCCGCCCGAGGTGCTCGGGTTGCCCGACTTCAAGACCGCCACCAAGGTATTCATCTCACCGGACGGGCATTCGGCGCGTTATCTGGTGCTCACCAAACTCGATCCGTTCAGTGCCGCGTCCATGGATCAGGTGTCGAAGATCGCCGACACCGCACGGGGCGCCCAGCCCAACACCATGCTCGCCGATGCCACCATATCGATGGGTGGCTACCCCGCCGCGCTGCGTGACACCCGCGACTACTACCACCGCGATATCCGGTTCATCATCGCGATGACCACGCTGGTGGTGCTGGCGATCCTGATGCTGTTGCTACGCGCAGTCCTAGCACCGCTGTATCTGGTCGGCACGGTGGTGCTGTCCTACTTCGCGGCGCTGGGTCTCGGGGTCCTGGTCTTCCAGGTGTTGCTGCACCAGCACCTGCATTGGACGGTGCCGCCGTTGGCGTTCGTCGTGCTCGTCGCGGTCGGTGCCGACTACAACCTGCTGTTCGCCTCGCGACTGCGGGACGGGGCGTACGGCGCCAGCCGCTACGGCATCGTGCGGACGCTGTCCTCGACCGGTGGTGTCATCACCGCTGCCGGTCTGATCTTTGCGGCGTCGATGAGCGGGCTGCTGTTCTCCAGCATCGGGACCGTCGTCCAGGGCGGTTTCGTCATCGGCGCTGGGATCTTGCTGGACACATTCTTGGTCAGGACCATCACCGTGCCCGCCATCGCTACTCTGGTCGGAAAGGCGAACTGGTGGCCGTCTCGATTCATCCGGCAGGGGAGTAGTAAGGCGTGA
- the pe gene encoding acyltransferase PE, whose translation MKKLLAAATLFLTLGATGGIASADQPAPDIAPDNGTTPLGTPGRGYALGGAHVLGIPYDEYIRRTGADWFPGLQRQIVDYPAGQVQGHVLERLFPGIGRLDDNFPGLGIDGPSIGESVDVGEGNVIRAIQEGGPGTAIGLSEGAMVLNAVQNRLATDPNAPPPDQLSFATYGDPVAPHAFGAGFLAQNFSVGSVVPALDYTMPPQVDSQYNSYRFVSAYDSIADWPDRQDNWMALLNAVVGLATGHTAVAFTNPSMVPPQNIRTTVNSRGATTTTFLIPEQHLPLVLPFKYLGVDEPTLNRLDGVLKPMVDSGYSRNDDPATAPLEVDPVHGYDPAAVTAPATQAAFGGGADPVSQLMAGLQYVLSHNQH comes from the coding sequence GTGAAGAAGCTACTCGCAGCGGCAACACTCTTCCTGACTCTGGGGGCTACCGGCGGGATCGCCAGCGCGGATCAGCCGGCACCGGATATCGCACCCGACAACGGAACCACGCCGCTGGGCACACCGGGCCGGGGCTATGCGCTGGGCGGTGCTCACGTGTTGGGAATCCCCTACGACGAATACATCCGCCGAACCGGTGCGGACTGGTTCCCCGGTCTGCAGCGCCAGATCGTCGACTACCCAGCCGGGCAGGTGCAGGGCCACGTGCTGGAACGGCTGTTCCCCGGCATCGGTCGGCTCGACGACAACTTCCCCGGCCTGGGCATCGACGGACCGAGCATCGGCGAATCAGTCGATGTGGGTGAGGGCAACGTCATCCGTGCCATTCAGGAGGGCGGGCCCGGCACCGCGATCGGGCTGTCCGAGGGTGCGATGGTGCTCAACGCCGTGCAGAACCGGTTGGCCACCGATCCGAACGCGCCGCCGCCGGACCAGCTGTCCTTCGCCACCTACGGCGATCCGGTCGCACCGCACGCCTTCGGTGCGGGCTTCCTGGCGCAGAACTTTTCGGTGGGCAGCGTGGTACCGGCCCTCGACTACACCATGCCGCCACAGGTGGACAGCCAGTACAACTCCTACCGGTTCGTCTCCGCCTATGACAGCATCGCGGATTGGCCGGACCGGCAAGACAATTGGATGGCTTTGCTCAACGCTGTCGTGGGGCTGGCCACCGGTCACACCGCGGTGGCGTTCACCAACCCGAGCATGGTTCCGCCGCAGAACATCCGGACCACGGTGAACTCCCGGGGAGCCACGACGACGACGTTCCTCATTCCGGAGCAGCACCTGCCACTGGTGTTGCCGTTCAAGTACCTCGGTGTCGACGAGCCGACCCTGAACCGGCTCGACGGGGTGCTCAAACCCATGGTGGATTCCGGGTATTCACGCAACGACGATCCCGCCACCGCGCCGCTCGAAGTGGATCCGGTGCACGGCTACGACCCGGCGGCCGTCACCGCACCGGCAACCCAGGCAGCGTTCGGTGGCGGTGCTGACCCGGTGTCGCAGTTGATGGCCGGTCTGCAGTACGTGCTGTCACACAATCAGCACTGA
- a CDS encoding GAP family protein produces MWFTLLVMAAAVSVEPFRVGMTVLMLNRPRPVLQLAAFLCGGFLMGLTVGAVVVFALGAHLTASADVTLPTVQITIGALALLAAIVLAVTKGRDRTPPDWLRQTLTRPSPVWAGIAGLGIALPSVDFLAAMAVIAAADVAAETRLAALLMFNVVAFTLVELPLLAYLAAPGPTYAAITAVHRWIRARSRRQVAALLAVLAVVLLAAGVASM; encoded by the coding sequence ATGTGGTTCACCCTGCTGGTCATGGCGGCCGCGGTCAGTGTGGAGCCTTTCCGGGTCGGGATGACCGTGCTGATGCTGAATCGGCCGCGACCGGTCCTTCAGCTCGCCGCGTTCCTGTGTGGTGGTTTCCTGATGGGTCTGACCGTCGGTGCCGTCGTCGTCTTCGCGCTGGGAGCACACCTCACCGCCAGCGCCGACGTCACCCTGCCCACCGTGCAGATCACCATCGGCGCATTGGCGCTGCTGGCCGCGATCGTGCTGGCAGTCACGAAGGGCCGCGACAGGACACCACCGGACTGGCTTCGTCAGACCCTCACCCGGCCCTCACCGGTCTGGGCCGGGATCGCGGGGCTCGGGATCGCGCTGCCGTCCGTCGACTTCCTGGCGGCCATGGCTGTCATCGCCGCCGCCGACGTCGCCGCCGAGACCCGGCTGGCGGCGCTGCTGATGTTCAACGTCGTGGCGTTCACTCTGGTGGAGCTACCGCTGTTGGCCTATCTGGCCGCTCCCGGCCCGACCTACGCCGCGATCACCGCGGTGCATCGCTGGATCCGGGCCAGAAGCCGACGACAGGTCGCCGCCCTGCTGGCCGTGCTCGCAGTGGTGCTGCTCGCCGCGGGCGTGGCGTCGATGTGA
- a CDS encoding AMP-binding protein produces the protein MSNVSLLTVLRERASSTPDDVAFTFTDYDQDADGIADRLTWAQLYRRTVNVAEELSRHGSPGDRALIIAPQGLPYIVGFLGAMWAGFIAVPLSVPVAGSHDERVSAVVTDTSPAVVLTTAAVADVAAQYVDDGAAVIAVIAVDMLDLDAPQPQDAEIADGTDVAYLQYTSGSTRLPAGVMISHRNVCANFEQLMAEYLAHYGGTFPPGVTLVSWLPFYHDMGLMLGIAAPILSGHPADLMSPISFLSRPARWLEAMARQDKAWSGAPNFAFDLTARRATDTELQGLDLSGVIGVINGAERIHPETLYRFTKTLAPNGFRPEMIAPSYGLAEATVYVASGGADRAPETVEFDADELTQGRAVRTSGGTELLRYQPPRSPLLRIVDAQTCLLCPDGTVGEIWTHGENVSAGYWRKPEQTGSAFGARLADPVDGLDVPVDGWLRTGDQGFISEGELFVVGRIKDMLIVRGRNHYSDDIEATVQRITRGRVAAIAVADEQTEKLVVIAELKKTHDPESLTTAKNDVIAAVSRAHGLQVADIVLVEPGSMPTTTSGKIRRAASAEQYGRGQFVRLDAQPLS, from the coding sequence ATGTCGAATGTCTCGCTCTTGACCGTGTTGCGCGAGCGGGCGAGTTCGACACCAGACGACGTCGCGTTCACCTTCACCGACTACGACCAGGACGCCGACGGTATCGCGGACCGGCTGACGTGGGCGCAGCTCTACCGGCGCACCGTCAACGTGGCCGAGGAGCTGAGCAGGCACGGCTCACCCGGTGACCGCGCGCTGATCATCGCGCCCCAGGGATTGCCCTACATCGTCGGGTTCCTGGGGGCGATGTGGGCCGGTTTCATCGCCGTCCCGCTGTCGGTCCCCGTCGCCGGGTCACACGACGAGCGGGTGAGCGCCGTGGTCACCGATACCTCACCTGCCGTGGTGCTGACCACGGCAGCGGTTGCCGATGTCGCGGCCCAGTACGTCGATGACGGCGCGGCCGTGATCGCGGTGATCGCGGTGGATATGCTCGACCTCGACGCACCCCAGCCGCAGGACGCCGAGATCGCCGACGGCACCGACGTCGCCTACCTGCAGTACACCTCGGGCTCGACCCGGTTGCCGGCCGGGGTGATGATCTCGCATCGCAACGTGTGCGCGAACTTCGAGCAGCTGATGGCCGAATACCTGGCTCACTACGGTGGCACGTTCCCACCCGGGGTGACCCTGGTCTCGTGGCTGCCCTTCTACCACGACATGGGACTGATGCTCGGGATCGCTGCGCCCATCCTCAGCGGACACCCCGCCGACCTGATGAGCCCCATCTCCTTCCTGTCCCGTCCGGCTCGGTGGCTGGAAGCCATGGCCCGCCAGGACAAGGCGTGGTCGGGTGCACCCAACTTCGCGTTCGATCTCACCGCACGGCGCGCCACCGACACCGAGCTGCAGGGTCTGGACCTCAGCGGCGTCATCGGCGTGATCAACGGCGCCGAGCGCATCCACCCGGAGACCCTGTACCGCTTCACAAAGACGCTGGCGCCCAACGGGTTTCGCCCAGAGATGATCGCGCCGTCGTACGGCCTGGCCGAGGCGACGGTGTACGTTGCCAGCGGCGGCGCCGATCGGGCACCCGAAACCGTCGAGTTCGATGCGGACGAACTGACCCAAGGCCGGGCGGTACGCACATCGGGCGGGACCGAACTGCTGCGCTACCAACCGCCGCGTTCACCGCTGCTGCGCATCGTCGACGCGCAGACCTGCCTGCTGTGCCCGGATGGCACCGTGGGCGAGATCTGGACGCATGGCGAGAACGTCTCCGCCGGCTACTGGCGCAAGCCCGAGCAGACCGGGTCCGCGTTCGGTGCTCGCCTTGCCGATCCCGTCGACGGGCTCGACGTCCCCGTCGACGGCTGGCTGCGCACCGGGGATCAGGGCTTCATCTCCGAGGGAGAGTTGTTCGTCGTCGGCCGCATCAAGGACATGCTGATCGTGCGCGGGCGTAACCACTATTCCGACGACATCGAGGCGACGGTGCAGCGGATCACCCGCGGCCGGGTGGCCGCCATCGCGGTGGCCGACGAGCAGACCGAGAAGCTGGTCGTCATCGCGGAGCTGAAGAAGACCCATGATCCCGAATCCCTGACGACGGCGAAAAACGATGTGATTGCCGCGGTTTCGCGCGCCCACGGGTTACAGGTCGCCGACATCGTCCTGGTGGAACCCGGGTCGATGCCCACCACCACCAGCGGCAAGATTCGCCGTGCGGCCAGTGCCGAGCAGTACGGTCGGGGGCAATTCGTGCGGTTGGACGCGCAACCGCTCAGCTGA
- a CDS encoding flavin reductase family protein, whose amino-acid sequence MGTTELSSSSLREAFGHYPTGVIAIAAEVSGTRVGLAASTFVPVSLDPPLVSFCVQNTSETWPKLAGAPLLGISVLGESHDVAARTLAAKTGDRFAGLQTESRNGAVFIHGTSVWLESAIEQLIPAGDHTIVILRVTDITVHDDVAPIVFHRSSFRRLSS is encoded by the coding sequence ATGGGCACTACCGAGTTGAGTTCGAGTTCGCTACGTGAGGCCTTCGGTCACTACCCGACCGGAGTCATCGCGATCGCCGCTGAAGTGAGCGGTACGCGGGTCGGCCTGGCCGCCTCCACCTTCGTCCCGGTCTCACTGGACCCGCCGCTGGTGTCGTTCTGTGTGCAGAACACCTCGGAAACCTGGCCCAAGCTGGCAGGTGCTCCGCTGCTGGGCATCAGTGTGCTCGGCGAGAGCCACGATGTCGCCGCCCGGACTTTGGCCGCCAAGACCGGAGACCGTTTCGCCGGCCTGCAGACCGAGTCGCGCAACGGCGCGGTCTTCATCCACGGCACCAGCGTCTGGCTCGAGAGTGCCATCGAGCAGCTGATTCCGGCCGGCGACCACACCATCGTCATCCTGCGGGTCACCGACATCACCGTGCATGACGACGTCGCCCCGATCGTGTTCCACCGCAGCTCGTTTCGCAGGCTGAGCAGCTAG
- a CDS encoding succinate dehydrogenase/fumarate reductase iron-sulfur subunit, whose amino-acid sequence MAAYDAKLRVWRGDETGGDLQDYTVEVNDGEVVLDIVHRLQATQAGDLAVRWNCKAGKCGSCSAEINGRPRLMCMTRMSTFGQDEVVTITPLRTFPVMRDLVTDVSFNYEKAREIPSFTPPKDLQPGEYRMQQEDVNRSQEFRKCIECFLCQNVCHVNRDHEENKKSFAGPRYLMRQAELSMHPLDTLDRRNMAQEENGLGFCNITKCCTEVCPEHIKITDNALIPLKERVVDRKYDPVVWLGNKLFGKK is encoded by the coding sequence ATGGCTGCATACGACGCGAAACTGCGGGTGTGGCGCGGCGACGAAACCGGCGGCGACCTGCAGGACTACACCGTCGAGGTGAACGACGGCGAGGTGGTACTCGACATCGTCCACCGGCTGCAAGCAACGCAGGCCGGTGACCTCGCGGTCCGCTGGAACTGCAAGGCCGGCAAGTGCGGCTCGTGTTCGGCGGAGATCAACGGCCGGCCGCGGCTGATGTGCATGACGCGCATGTCGACGTTCGGCCAGGACGAAGTCGTGACCATCACCCCGTTGCGGACCTTCCCCGTCATGCGCGACCTGGTCACCGATGTGTCCTTCAACTACGAGAAGGCCCGGGAGATCCCGTCGTTCACTCCCCCCAAGGATCTGCAGCCCGGCGAATACCGGATGCAGCAGGAGGATGTGAACCGCAGCCAGGAATTCCGCAAGTGCATCGAATGCTTCCTGTGCCAGAACGTGTGCCACGTCAACCGCGACCACGAGGAGAACAAGAAGTCCTTCGCCGGCCCGCGGTACCTGATGCGACAGGCTGAGCTGTCGATGCATCCGCTGGACACCCTGGATCGTCGCAACATGGCCCAGGAGGAGAACGGCCTGGGCTTCTGCAACATCACCAAGTGCTGCACCGAGGTGTGCCCCGAGCACATCAAGATCACCGACAACGCGCTGATCCCGCTGAAGGAGCGGGTGGTCGACCGCAAGTACGACCCGGTGGTCTGGCTCGGCAACAAGCTGTTCGGCAAGAAATAG